Proteins from a genomic interval of Geodermatophilus obscurus DSM 43160:
- the lgt gene encoding prolipoprotein diacylglyceryl transferase, which yields MTVLSAIPSPTQGVWELGPLPIRAYALCIIAGIVAAVLITERRWVARGGAPGEVLDIAVWAVPFGIIGGRLYHVISSPRPYFGEGGDPVRALAIWEGGLGIWGAIALGGVGAWIACRRRGIPLPAFADAVAPGLLVAQAIGRLGNWFNNELYGRATDLPWALTIHDWTGTEAVIGPDGQPLVLGTFHPTFLYELLWNLAAALVVIWADRRFRLSHGRAFALYVALYCVGRLWIELLRSDPAETIAGIRINVYTCVVVGLLAVAHLVWQRGRPREVITRGRDGADTGQDRGDRADAAPAVAPGAVETRDGEDAGEDGRPRHPGP from the coding sequence GTGACGGTCCTGAGCGCGATCCCCAGCCCGACGCAGGGCGTCTGGGAGCTGGGCCCGCTGCCCATCCGCGCCTACGCGCTGTGCATCATCGCCGGGATCGTCGCGGCGGTCCTGATCACCGAGCGCCGCTGGGTGGCCCGGGGCGGGGCGCCGGGTGAGGTCCTCGACATCGCCGTGTGGGCCGTGCCGTTCGGGATCATCGGTGGCCGGCTCTACCACGTCATCAGCAGTCCCCGGCCGTACTTCGGCGAGGGCGGCGACCCGGTGCGGGCCCTCGCCATCTGGGAGGGCGGCCTCGGCATCTGGGGCGCGATCGCCCTGGGCGGGGTCGGCGCGTGGATCGCCTGCCGCCGCCGGGGCATCCCGCTGCCCGCCTTCGCCGACGCGGTGGCCCCCGGGCTGCTCGTCGCGCAGGCCATCGGCCGGCTGGGCAACTGGTTCAACAACGAGCTCTACGGCCGCGCCACCGACCTGCCCTGGGCGCTGACGATCCACGACTGGACCGGCACCGAGGCGGTGATCGGCCCCGACGGTCAGCCGCTCGTGCTCGGCACCTTCCACCCGACGTTCCTCTACGAGCTGCTGTGGAACCTGGCCGCCGCACTCGTCGTGATCTGGGCCGACCGGCGCTTCCGGCTCAGCCACGGGCGCGCCTTCGCGCTCTACGTCGCCCTGTACTGCGTCGGCCGGCTGTGGATCGAGCTGCTGCGCAGCGACCCCGCGGAGACCATCGCCGGCATCCGGATCAACGTCTACACCTGCGTGGTCGTCGGCCTGCTCGCGGTGGCCCACCTGGTGTGGCAGCGCGGCCGGCCCCGCGAGGTGATCACCCGGGGACGTGACGGTGCCGACACCGGGCAGGACCGCGGCGACCGGGCCGACGCCGCTCCCGCCGTCGCCCCGGGCGCCGTGGAGACCCGGGACGGCGAAGACGCTGGTGAGGACGGGCGTCCGCGACACCCTGGGCCCTGA
- the trpA gene encoding tryptophan synthase subunit alpha has translation MSQLQDTIARARAEGRSALVAYLPVGYPDVDTSIAAMVAAVEGGADVLEVGVPYSDPGMDGPVIQQAVDPAVRAGVGMRDVLRAVEAVAAAGAVPVVMSYWNPVERYGVDRFAADLAAAGGAGAITPDLIPDEAGAWLAAAEAHDLDRVFLVAPSSTDARLAATVAACRGFVYAASTMGVTGTRATVGDAAEKLVARTRAVTDLPVCVGLGVSNGDQAAEVAGFADGVIVGSAYVRELLEGRGADGVRRLSQDLAAGVRRPVAVP, from the coding sequence GTGAGTCAGCTGCAGGACACCATCGCCCGGGCGAGGGCCGAGGGGCGTTCGGCGCTGGTCGCCTACCTCCCGGTCGGGTACCCGGACGTCGACACCTCGATCGCGGCCATGGTCGCGGCGGTCGAGGGCGGGGCCGACGTCCTCGAGGTCGGCGTCCCGTACAGCGACCCCGGCATGGACGGCCCGGTCATCCAGCAGGCCGTCGACCCGGCGGTGCGGGCCGGCGTCGGCATGCGCGACGTGCTGCGCGCCGTCGAGGCGGTCGCCGCCGCAGGTGCGGTCCCGGTGGTGATGAGCTACTGGAACCCGGTCGAGCGCTACGGCGTCGACCGGTTCGCCGCCGACCTGGCCGCCGCCGGGGGAGCCGGGGCCATCACCCCCGACCTCATCCCCGACGAGGCGGGGGCCTGGCTGGCCGCCGCGGAGGCGCACGACCTCGACCGCGTGTTCCTGGTGGCACCGTCGTCCACCGACGCGCGGCTGGCCGCGACCGTCGCGGCCTGCCGGGGCTTCGTCTACGCCGCCTCCACCATGGGCGTCACCGGTACCCGGGCCACCGTGGGCGACGCGGCGGAGAAGCTGGTCGCCCGCACCCGCGCGGTCACCGACCTGCCGGTCTGCGTGGGGCTGGGCGTCTCGAACGGGGACCAGGCCGCCGAGGTCGCCGGCTTCGCCGACGGGGTGATCGTCGGGTCGGCCTACGTGCGAGAGCTGCTCGAGGGCCGGGGCGCCGACGGCGTGCGCCGCCTGTCGCAGGACCTCGCCGCGGGCGTGCGCCGTCCGGTGGCCGTGCCGTGA
- the trpB gene encoding tryptophan synthase subunit beta, which translates to MTTSAVHPPEQRLEPAHPSWPDATGHFGVFGGRFVPEALIAALDELTEAYRAMRVDPAFLEEFAALQRDYTGRPSPITEVPRFAEHAGGARIWLKREDLNHTGSHKINNVLGQALLTRRIGKQRVIAETGAGQHGVATATAAALMGLSCTIYMGEEDTRRQALNVARMRLLGAEVVPVTTGSRTLKDAINEAFRDWVTNVETTNYVFGTVAGPHPFPEMVREFQRVIGDEARAQVLERVGRLPDAVLACVGGGSNAIGIFTAFVPDDGVRLVGLEAGGDGVGTGRHAATITGGTPGVLHGARSYLLQDENGQTIESHSISAGLDYPGVGPEHSHLHDIGRAEYRAVTDAEAMEAFALLCRTEGIIPAIESAHALAGALVLGRELGPDALLLVNLSGRGDKDVETASRWFGLGDREHVEPGAGMDTDQQPTEGAVTSGDAVAGQDAGEPA; encoded by the coding sequence ATGACCACCAGCGCCGTCCACCCGCCCGAGCAGCGACTCGAGCCGGCGCACCCGAGCTGGCCCGACGCCACCGGCCACTTCGGGGTCTTCGGTGGCCGGTTCGTCCCCGAGGCGCTGATCGCCGCCCTCGACGAGCTGACCGAGGCCTACCGCGCGATGCGCGTCGACCCGGCCTTCCTCGAGGAATTCGCCGCGCTGCAGCGCGACTACACCGGCCGGCCGAGCCCGATCACCGAGGTGCCGAGGTTCGCCGAGCACGCCGGCGGGGCGCGCATCTGGCTCAAGCGCGAGGACCTCAACCACACCGGCTCGCACAAGATCAACAACGTGCTGGGCCAGGCCCTGCTCACCCGGCGGATCGGCAAGCAGCGGGTCATCGCCGAGACCGGCGCCGGGCAGCACGGCGTCGCGACCGCCACCGCGGCCGCGCTGATGGGGCTGTCCTGCACCATCTACATGGGCGAGGAGGACACCCGCCGCCAGGCGCTCAACGTCGCCCGGATGCGGCTGCTCGGCGCCGAGGTCGTCCCGGTCACCACCGGCTCGCGCACCCTCAAGGACGCCATCAACGAGGCCTTCCGCGACTGGGTCACCAACGTCGAGACCACGAACTACGTGTTCGGCACCGTCGCCGGCCCGCACCCGTTCCCGGAGATGGTCCGCGAATTCCAGCGGGTGATCGGCGACGAGGCGCGCGCCCAGGTGCTCGAGCGGGTCGGCCGGCTGCCCGACGCCGTCCTGGCCTGCGTGGGCGGCGGCTCCAACGCCATCGGCATCTTCACCGCCTTCGTGCCCGACGACGGCGTCCGCCTGGTCGGCCTGGAGGCCGGCGGGGACGGCGTGGGCACCGGCCGGCACGCGGCCACCATCACCGGCGGGACGCCGGGGGTGCTGCACGGCGCCCGCTCGTACCTGCTGCAGGACGAGAACGGCCAGACCATCGAGTCGCACTCGATCAGCGCCGGCCTGGACTACCCGGGCGTGGGGCCCGAGCACTCCCACCTGCACGACATCGGCCGGGCGGAGTACCGGGCGGTCACCGACGCCGAGGCCATGGAGGCCTTCGCGCTGCTGTGCCGCACCGAGGGCATCATCCCGGCGATCGAGTCGGCGCACGCCCTCGCCGGCGCTCTGGTCCTGGGCCGCGAGCTGGGCCCGGACGCGCTGCTGCTGGTCAACCTCTCCGGCCGCGGCGACAAGGACGTCGAGACGGCGTCGCGCTGGTTCGGCCTCGGCGACCGCGAGCACGTGGAGCCCGGCGCCGGCATGGACACCGACCAGCAGCCCACCGAGGGGGCGGTCACCTCCGGCGACGCGGTCGCCGGGCAGGACGCGGGGGAGCCGGCGTGA
- a CDS encoding phosphoribosyltransferase encodes MLAGFRWVDGHADVWALLAEGRGPAAVVRGLTASWADAGTTHVVGLEARGFAVGGPAAVVLGAGFVPVRKGLLPGRSLATTSAEDHRGVRHELHVQAVPGPGDPVLLVDDWAERGSQAEATAELVRRQGAELLGLALVVDELPDAVRAALLQEPAASVRRWGAGGSFFSGGCAGWPGGRRP; translated from the coding sequence GTGCTGGCGGGGTTCCGCTGGGTGGACGGGCACGCCGACGTCTGGGCGCTGCTCGCTGAAGGCCGGGGGCCGGCCGCGGTCGTCAGGGGCCTGACCGCCTCGTGGGCCGATGCCGGCACCACCCACGTGGTCGGGCTGGAGGCGCGCGGGTTCGCCGTCGGCGGCCCGGCCGCGGTGGTCCTGGGAGCCGGCTTCGTGCCCGTCCGGAAGGGACTGCTGCCCGGCCGCTCGCTCGCCACCACGAGCGCCGAGGACCACCGCGGCGTCCGGCACGAGCTGCACGTGCAGGCGGTCCCCGGACCCGGCGACCCGGTGCTGCTGGTCGACGACTGGGCCGAGCGCGGCAGCCAGGCCGAGGCGACCGCCGAGCTGGTGCGCCGGCAGGGTGCGGAGCTGCTCGGGCTGGCCCTGGTCGTGGACGAGCTGCCCGACGCCGTCCGGGCGGCCCTCCTGCAGGAGCCCGCCGCGAGCGTGCGACGGTGGGGGGCAGGAGGGTCCTTCTTCAGCGGGGGGTGTGCGGGGTGGCCGGGTGGGCGCCGGCCGTGA
- the trpC gene encoding indole-3-glycerol phosphate synthase TrpC — MSVLDEIVAGVREDLAAREAATPLAEVKAAARDARPPLDALAALRAPGVGVIAEVKRQSPSRGALADIPDPAVLARQYADGGARVISVLTERRRFGGGQADLAAVRAAVGVPVLCKDFVVTSYQVHEARAHGADVVLLIVAALEQNALLGLLERVESLGMTALVEVHTEAEADRALSAGAAVIGVNARDLTTLQVDRSTFERIAPGLPSEVVKVAESGVRGPHDLISYAAAGADAVLVGEGLVTAGDARQAVADLVTAGAHPATPHTPR, encoded by the coding sequence GTGTCCGTGCTCGACGAGATCGTCGCCGGCGTCCGTGAGGACCTGGCGGCCCGTGAGGCGGCCACCCCGCTGGCGGAGGTCAAGGCCGCCGCCCGGGACGCCCGCCCGCCCCTCGACGCCCTCGCCGCGCTGCGTGCGCCCGGCGTCGGCGTCATCGCCGAGGTGAAGCGGCAGAGCCCCTCCAGGGGCGCGCTCGCCGACATCCCCGACCCCGCGGTGCTGGCCCGGCAGTACGCCGACGGCGGCGCCCGGGTCATCAGCGTGCTCACCGAGCGGCGCCGCTTCGGAGGCGGCCAGGCCGACCTCGCCGCCGTCCGCGCCGCCGTCGGCGTCCCGGTGCTGTGCAAGGACTTCGTCGTCACGAGCTACCAGGTGCACGAGGCGCGTGCCCACGGGGCGGACGTCGTCCTGCTCATCGTGGCCGCGCTGGAGCAGAACGCCCTGCTCGGTCTGCTGGAGCGGGTCGAGTCGCTGGGCATGACCGCGCTGGTCGAGGTGCACACCGAGGCCGAGGCCGACCGCGCGCTGTCCGCCGGCGCCGCGGTGATCGGCGTCAACGCCCGCGACCTCACCACGCTGCAGGTCGACCGCTCCACCTTCGAGCGGATCGCCCCCGGGCTGCCGTCGGAGGTGGTCAAGGTCGCCGAGTCCGGCGTCCGCGGCCCGCACGACCTCATCTCCTACGCGGCGGCCGGCGCCGACGCCGTCCTCGTCGGTGAGGGCCTGGTCACCGCCGGCGACGCCCGCCAGGCGGTCGCCGACCTGGTCACGGCCGGCGCCCACCCGGCCACCCCGCACACCCCCCGCTGA
- a CDS encoding Trp biosynthesis-associated membrane protein: MTGTAHRELAGAVVGAVAAGGLALSAGGQTWVTATVERPEPLPPVIEQLAGSELAPFVPAGGLVLLAAAVALVAVRGAGRVLVGLLAAVAGGALGWSGLRTLLTDADVTATGAVGSGTPGSTLTAEVSAAWPVLVLVAGLLAVAAGLLTVLRGSSWPGMGRRYERLAAAAAAAAPVRRRTDEDRALDAWRALDRGEDPTEDSGEQP; this comes from the coding sequence GTGACGGGGACGGCCCACCGTGAGCTGGCCGGGGCCGTCGTCGGGGCGGTGGCGGCCGGGGGGCTGGCGCTGTCCGCAGGCGGACAGACCTGGGTGACGGCGACCGTCGAACGGCCCGAGCCGCTGCCGCCGGTCATCGAGCAGCTGGCCGGCTCGGAGCTCGCACCGTTCGTCCCGGCCGGCGGGCTGGTGCTCCTGGCGGCCGCGGTGGCGCTGGTCGCCGTCCGCGGCGCCGGTCGCGTCCTGGTCGGGCTGCTGGCCGCCGTCGCCGGGGGAGCGCTGGGCTGGTCGGGCCTGCGCACGCTGCTCACCGACGCGGACGTCACGGCGACCGGGGCGGTCGGCAGCGGGACGCCGGGGAGCACGCTCACGGCCGAGGTGTCCGCCGCCTGGCCGGTGCTCGTGCTCGTCGCCGGACTGCTGGCGGTGGCGGCCGGGCTGCTCACCGTGCTGCGCGGGTCGAGCTGGCCGGGCATGGGACGCCGCTACGAGCGCCTCGCCGCCGCCGCCGCGGCCGCGGCGCCCGTCCGCCGGCGGACCGACGAGGACCGCGCGCTGGACGCGTGGCGGGCGCTCGACCGTGGCGAGGACCCCACCGAGGACTCCGGCGAACAGCCCTGA
- a CDS encoding anthranilate synthase component I, with product MRLGETSPSRAEFAALDQPMVPVTRRLLADGETAVGIYRKLAGNRPGTVLLESAEQGKQWSRYSFVGVRSAGVLSERDGAALWLGEQLPGLTDDLPSDPLAAVRTLARRLRSPRDADLPRLTGGLVGYLGYDVVRRLERLPVTAVDDLGMPELALMLVTDLAVLDHHDGTVLLIANALRGSQGYDDAVTRLDAMAADLAKAAPPGVATFATTAPPPVQSNMAPGVFEDGVERVREHIRAGDAFQVVLSQRFEVPTEVEALDLYRVLRATNPSPYMYLLRFAGRESPFDVVGSSPEALVTVTGSSAVVHPPAGTRPRGATPEEDVRLAEGLLADPKERAEHVMLVDLARNDLGRVCVPGSVEVPDFMRVEHYSHVMHLVSTVAGEVAPQWDALDVFDATFPAGTVSGAPKPRAMEIIESLEPTRRALYAGTVGYVDASGDLDMAIAIRTAVLHQGRAYVQAGAGVVADSDPATEEAETRHKARAVLSAIATAEGMRELP from the coding sequence GTGCGGCTCGGTGAGACCTCCCCGTCGCGGGCGGAGTTCGCGGCGCTGGACCAGCCGATGGTCCCGGTCACCCGGCGGCTGCTCGCCGACGGCGAGACCGCGGTCGGCATCTACCGCAAGCTCGCCGGCAACCGGCCGGGCACGGTGCTGCTGGAGTCGGCCGAGCAGGGCAAGCAGTGGAGCCGGTACAGCTTCGTCGGCGTCCGCAGCGCCGGGGTGCTCAGCGAGCGGGACGGCGCCGCGCTGTGGCTGGGGGAGCAGCTGCCGGGTCTCACCGACGACCTGCCCTCGGACCCGCTGGCCGCCGTCCGCACGCTGGCCCGCCGGCTGCGCTCGCCGCGGGACGCCGACCTGCCCCGGCTGACCGGCGGCCTGGTCGGCTACCTCGGCTACGACGTCGTCCGGCGGCTGGAGCGGCTGCCGGTCACCGCCGTCGACGACCTCGGCATGCCCGAGCTCGCGCTCATGCTGGTCACCGACCTCGCGGTGCTCGACCACCACGACGGCACGGTGCTGCTCATCGCCAACGCGCTGCGCGGGTCCCAGGGCTACGACGACGCGGTGACCCGGCTCGACGCGATGGCCGCCGACCTGGCCAAGGCCGCGCCCCCCGGGGTCGCCACCTTCGCGACGACCGCGCCGCCGCCGGTGCAGAGCAACATGGCGCCCGGCGTCTTCGAGGACGGCGTGGAGCGGGTGCGCGAGCACATCCGGGCCGGCGACGCGTTCCAGGTGGTGCTCTCGCAGCGCTTCGAGGTGCCCACCGAGGTCGAGGCGCTGGACCTCTACCGGGTGCTGCGGGCGACCAACCCCTCGCCGTACATGTACCTGCTGCGCTTCGCCGGGCGCGAGTCGCCGTTCGACGTCGTCGGCTCCTCGCCGGAGGCGCTGGTCACGGTGACCGGCAGCTCGGCCGTCGTGCACCCGCCGGCCGGGACCCGCCCGCGCGGCGCGACCCCGGAGGAGGACGTGCGGCTGGCCGAGGGCCTGCTCGCCGACCCCAAGGAGCGCGCCGAGCACGTGATGCTCGTCGACCTGGCCCGCAACGACCTGGGGCGGGTGTGCGTGCCGGGCTCGGTGGAGGTGCCCGACTTCATGCGCGTCGAGCACTACAGCCACGTCATGCACCTGGTGTCGACCGTGGCCGGCGAGGTCGCCCCGCAGTGGGACGCCCTCGACGTCTTCGACGCGACCTTCCCCGCCGGGACCGTCTCCGGGGCGCCCAAGCCGCGCGCGATGGAGATCATCGAGTCGCTGGAGCCCACCCGGCGGGCGCTGTACGCCGGCACCGTCGGTTACGTCGACGCCAGCGGCGACCTCGACATGGCGATCGCGATCCGGACGGCGGTGCTGCACCAGGGCCGTGCCTACGTGCAGGCCGGCGCCGGTGTCGTGGCCGACAGCGACCCCGCCACCGAGGAGGCCGAGACCCGGCACAAGGCACGGGCGGTGCTCTCGGCCATCGCGACGGCGGAGGGGATGCGGGAGCTGCCGTGA
- the hisI gene encoding phosphoribosyl-AMP cyclohydrolase, with amino-acid sequence MSAVPAAESALDPAVAALLRRDPAGLVAAVVQQHDTGEVLMVAWMDDEALRRTLTTGRATYWSRSRREYWVKGETSGHRQWVRDVRLDCDGDALLVLVDQEGPACHTGERSCFHRELEVTRAAR; translated from the coding sequence GTGTCCGCCGTCCCCGCCGCCGAGTCCGCCCTGGACCCCGCGGTCGCAGCACTCCTGCGCCGCGACCCCGCCGGTCTGGTCGCCGCCGTCGTCCAGCAGCACGACACCGGTGAGGTGCTCATGGTCGCGTGGATGGACGACGAGGCGCTGCGCCGCACCCTCACCACCGGCCGGGCCACCTACTGGTCGCGCAGCCGGCGCGAGTACTGGGTGAAGGGGGAGACCTCCGGACACCGCCAGTGGGTCCGCGACGTGCGCCTGGACTGCGACGGCGACGCGCTGCTGGTGCTCGTCGACCAGGAGGGGCCGGCCTGCCACACCGGCGAGCGCTCCTGCTTCCACCGCGAGCTGGAGGTCACCCGTGCGGCTCGGTGA
- a CDS encoding FAD-binding dehydrogenase, with translation MTDTDVVVVGAGLAGLVAAAELADAGKRVVLLDQEPEQSLGGQAWWSFGGLFLVDSPEQRRLRVRDSLELARQDWSGTAGFDRAEDHWPRRWAEAYLQFAAGEKRAWLREQGVGFFPVVGWAERGGYTATGHGNSVPRFHIVWGTGPGLVEPFARRVRAAADRGVLQLLFRHRVDELVVSGGAVTGVRGTVLEPSDVARGEPSSRDAAGEFEVSAQAVVVTSGGIGGNHELVRQNWPARLGPAPQRLLSGVPAHVDGRMLQATEAAGGNLINRDRMWHYTEGIANHSPVWQRHGIRILPGPSSLWLDATGKRLPVPLFPGFDTLGTLAHIGQTGYEHTWFVATHKIVEKEFALSGSEQNPDLTGRDVKLLLGRVRSGVAPPVQAFLDAGEDFVVARTLPELVAGMNRVTGGTPELSLADVEREVVARDREVAHPFTKDLQVTAIRGARNYLGDKLIRVAPPHRLLDPEAGPLIAVRLNLITRKTLGGLETDLSGRVLRAGGEVFPGLYAAGEVAGFGGGGMHGYRSLEGTFLGGCLFSGRVAGRALAAAL, from the coding sequence GTGACCGACACCGACGTCGTCGTGGTGGGGGCGGGGCTGGCCGGGCTGGTCGCCGCCGCGGAGCTGGCCGATGCGGGGAAGCGGGTGGTCCTGCTGGACCAGGAGCCCGAGCAGTCCCTCGGCGGGCAGGCCTGGTGGTCCTTCGGCGGGCTGTTCCTCGTCGACTCGCCCGAGCAGCGCCGGCTGCGGGTGCGCGACTCGCTCGAGCTGGCCAGGCAGGACTGGTCCGGCACTGCCGGCTTCGACCGCGCGGAGGACCACTGGCCGCGCCGGTGGGCCGAGGCCTACCTGCAGTTCGCCGCGGGGGAGAAGCGGGCGTGGCTGCGCGAGCAGGGCGTCGGCTTCTTCCCGGTCGTCGGCTGGGCCGAGCGCGGCGGCTACACCGCCACCGGCCACGGCAACTCGGTGCCGCGGTTCCACATCGTCTGGGGCACCGGGCCGGGCCTCGTCGAGCCCTTCGCCCGCCGGGTGCGCGCCGCGGCCGACCGGGGCGTGCTGCAGCTGCTGTTCCGCCACCGCGTCGACGAGCTGGTGGTCAGCGGCGGCGCGGTCACCGGCGTCCGCGGCACCGTCCTCGAGCCCAGCGACGTCGCCCGCGGTGAGCCCAGCTCACGCGACGCGGCCGGCGAGTTCGAGGTCTCGGCGCAGGCCGTCGTCGTCACCTCCGGCGGCATCGGCGGCAACCACGAGCTGGTCCGGCAGAACTGGCCCGCCCGCCTGGGCCCGGCGCCGCAGCGGCTGCTCTCCGGCGTCCCCGCGCACGTCGACGGCCGGATGCTGCAGGCCACGGAGGCCGCCGGGGGGAACCTGATCAACCGCGACCGGATGTGGCACTACACCGAGGGCATCGCCAACCACTCGCCCGTCTGGCAGCGGCACGGCATCCGGATCCTGCCCGGGCCGTCGTCGCTGTGGCTCGACGCGACCGGCAAGCGGCTCCCGGTGCCGCTGTTCCCCGGCTTCGACACCCTGGGCACGCTCGCCCACATCGGGCAGACCGGGTACGAGCACACCTGGTTCGTCGCCACGCACAAGATCGTGGAGAAGGAGTTCGCGCTGTCGGGCTCCGAGCAGAACCCCGACCTCACCGGCAGGGACGTCAAGCTGCTGCTCGGCCGGGTCCGGTCCGGCGTCGCCCCGCCGGTGCAGGCCTTCCTCGACGCGGGGGAGGACTTCGTCGTCGCCCGCACCCTGCCCGAGCTGGTCGCCGGCATGAACCGGGTCACGGGCGGGACCCCCGAGCTGAGCCTGGCCGACGTCGAGCGCGAGGTGGTGGCCCGCGACCGCGAGGTCGCCCACCCCTTCACCAAGGACCTGCAGGTCACCGCGATCCGCGGCGCCCGCAACTACCTCGGCGACAAGCTGATCCGAGTGGCCCCGCCGCACCGGCTGCTCGACCCCGAGGCCGGGCCGCTGATCGCCGTCCGGCTCAACCTGATCACCCGCAAGACCCTCGGCGGGCTGGAGACCGACCTGTCCGGCCGCGTCCTGCGGGCCGGTGGTGAGGTCTTCCCCGGCCTCTACGCCGCGGGCGAGGTCGCGGGCTTCGGCGGCGGCGGCATGCACGGCTACCGCTCGCTGGAGGGCACCTTCCTCGGCGGGTGCCTGTTCAGCGGCCGGGTCGCCGGCCGGGCGCTCGCGGCCGCGCTGTGA
- a CDS encoding ABC transporter ATP-binding protein gives MTAAVAEHRSEGALATLRRGLGLMPEFRRGLPLTFALALLATAGRVVVPIAVQQVIDRGLAGPGGPDVDLVRDVVVVCAVVVVLTAGAVYAMNVRLFRTTETALAGLRSRAFRHVHDLSVLHQQGQRRGSLVSRVTSDVDQLSTFMQWGGVLGVVSIGQLLVATVVMAFYSWQLTLLVLVCFVPLGVAIRFLARQLAAAYGVVRERVGDVLAAVSEAVVGAPTVRAYGIRERTAARLDRAIGRHYRAQVRAQKVTAAVFVSGEVVAALANAAIIVVGVLLGVGGDLTAGTLVAFFFLVTLFVAPVQMASEVLNEAQNALAGFRRVLDVLQTEPDVRDPAVADPGAARELPHTPLGVRFEHVSFRYAPGARPALQDVDLGIEPRRRVAIVGETGSGKTTFAKLVTRLMDPTEGRVLLGDDHAGWVPLDRVAFASLRQRVVMVPQDGFLFDATVADNVRYGRPGLTDADVHAAFEELGLGDWVAGLAEGVATRVGQRGESLSAGERQLVAVARAYVADPDLLVLDEATSAVDPATERRLTHALDRVTDGRTTLTIAHRLSTAERADEVLVVDAGRVVQRGSHADLVDADGPYARLHASWRRSSAGEPQPTA, from the coding sequence ATGACCGCCGCCGTCGCCGAGCACCGCAGCGAGGGCGCGCTGGCGACCCTGCGCCGCGGGCTGGGCCTGATGCCCGAGTTCCGCCGCGGTCTGCCGCTCACCTTCGCGCTCGCCCTGCTGGCGACCGCCGGGCGGGTGGTCGTGCCCATCGCCGTCCAGCAGGTGATCGACCGCGGCCTGGCCGGCCCCGGCGGCCCGGACGTCGACCTGGTCCGCGACGTCGTGGTCGTCTGCGCCGTCGTCGTCGTCCTCACCGCCGGGGCCGTGTACGCGATGAACGTCCGGCTGTTCCGGACCACGGAGACCGCACTGGCCGGACTGCGGTCGCGGGCTTTCCGGCACGTGCACGACCTGTCGGTGTTGCACCAGCAGGGGCAGCGCCGCGGCTCGTTGGTCTCCCGCGTCACCAGCGACGTCGACCAGCTCTCCACCTTCATGCAGTGGGGCGGCGTGCTCGGCGTGGTCAGCATCGGCCAGCTGCTCGTCGCCACCGTCGTCATGGCCTTCTACTCCTGGCAGCTCACGCTGCTGGTGCTGGTCTGCTTCGTGCCGCTGGGCGTCGCGATCCGGTTCCTCGCCCGCCAGCTGGCCGCCGCCTACGGCGTGGTCCGCGAACGGGTCGGCGACGTCCTGGCCGCGGTCTCCGAGGCGGTCGTCGGCGCCCCCACCGTCCGCGCGTACGGCATCCGGGAGCGCACCGCGGCCCGCCTCGACCGCGCCATCGGCCGGCACTACCGCGCGCAGGTCCGGGCCCAGAAGGTGACCGCGGCGGTCTTCGTCAGCGGCGAGGTCGTCGCGGCGCTGGCCAACGCGGCGATCATCGTGGTCGGCGTCCTCCTCGGCGTCGGTGGCGACCTCACCGCCGGCACCCTCGTGGCCTTCTTCTTCCTCGTCACGCTGTTCGTCGCGCCGGTGCAGATGGCCAGCGAGGTCCTCAACGAGGCGCAGAACGCACTCGCCGGGTTCCGCCGCGTCCTCGACGTCCTGCAGACCGAGCCCGACGTGCGCGATCCCGCGGTCGCCGACCCCGGTGCGGCGCGGGAGCTGCCGCACACGCCGCTGGGTGTGCGCTTCGAGCACGTCTCCTTCCGCTACGCCCCCGGCGCGCGGCCCGCGCTGCAGGACGTCGACCTGGGGATCGAGCCGCGCCGCCGCGTCGCCATCGTGGGCGAGACCGGCTCGGGCAAGACGACGTTCGCCAAGCTGGTCACCCGGCTGATGGACCCCACCGAGGGCCGCGTCCTGCTCGGTGACGACCACGCCGGCTGGGTGCCGCTGGACCGGGTCGCGTTCGCCTCGCTCCGGCAGCGGGTGGTGATGGTGCCGCAGGACGGCTTCCTGTTCGACGCCACGGTGGCCGACAACGTGCGCTACGGCCGGCCGGGGCTGACCGACGCCGACGTGCACGCAGCCTTCGAGGAGCTCGGGCTGGGCGACTGGGTGGCCGGGCTGGCCGAGGGCGTGGCCACCCGCGTGGGCCAGCGCGGGGAGTCGCTGTCGGCGGGGGAGCGGCAGCTGGTCGCCGTCGCGCGCGCCTACGTCGCCGATCCCGACCTGCTCGTCCTCGACGAGGCCACCAGCGCCGTCGACCCGGCCACCGAGCGCCGCCTCACCCACGCCCTCGACCGGGTCACCGACGGCCGGACGACGCTGACCATCGCCCACCGGCTCTCCACCGCCGAGCGGGCCGACGAGGTGCTCGTCGTCGACGCCGGCCGGGTGGTGCAGCGCGGGTCGCACGCCGACCTGGTGGACGCCGACGGCCCCTACGCGCGGCTGCACGCCTCCTGGCGCCGGTCCTCGGCCGGGGAGCCCCAGCCGACGGCCTGA